Proteins from one Nakamurella multipartita DSM 44233 genomic window:
- a CDS encoding YbaK/EbsC family protein, translating to MHPNVQLVAQALAAAGAGGQVRELADAVRTAQDAAAALGCSPAAIANSLIFMADEQPVLILTSGGHKVDTAHVAGLLGVDRLRRATPDQVRAATGQPIGGVAPVGHPAPVRTLVDVALQPFPVIWAAGGTPHTVFPTTYAELLTITGGTPVAVVAD from the coding sequence ATGCATCCCAACGTGCAGCTGGTGGCCCAGGCGCTGGCGGCCGCCGGGGCCGGCGGGCAGGTCCGCGAGCTGGCCGATGCCGTGCGCACCGCGCAGGACGCCGCGGCCGCCCTGGGTTGCTCCCCGGCGGCCATCGCCAACAGCTTGATCTTCATGGCCGACGAGCAGCCCGTGTTGATCCTGACCAGCGGCGGGCACAAGGTCGACACCGCGCACGTGGCCGGGTTGCTGGGCGTCGACCGGCTGCGCCGGGCCACTCCGGACCAGGTGCGGGCGGCCACCGGCCAACCGATCGGCGGGGTCGCCCCGGTGGGCCACCCGGCGCCCGTGCGCACCCTGGTCGACGTGGCCCTGCAACCCTTCCCGGTGATCTGGGCGGCCGGCGGCACGCCGCACACCGTTTTCCCGACCACCTACGCCGAACTGCTCACCATCACCGGTGGCACGCCGGTCGCCGTGGTGGCCGACTGA
- a CDS encoding mycothiol transferase: MTTTAELLQDGYARIAQETNAVLDGLSPTLLTYRLDPAANTIAWLIWHLTRVQDDHLADAFDRPQVWIADGWATRFALPFADEVIGYGQSSADVAQVQPSIENLQGYADGVQARTVELLTGLDDAALDRVVDTRWDPPVTLAVRLISVLSDGLQHVGQAAYVRGAAERLTRS; this comes from the coding sequence ATGACGACGACCGCAGAGCTGCTGCAGGACGGGTACGCCCGGATCGCGCAGGAGACCAACGCCGTGCTCGACGGCTTGTCCCCCACCCTGCTGACCTACCGGCTCGATCCGGCGGCCAACACCATCGCCTGGCTGATCTGGCACCTCACCCGGGTGCAGGACGATCACCTGGCCGACGCGTTCGATCGCCCGCAGGTGTGGATCGCCGACGGCTGGGCGACCCGATTCGCGCTGCCCTTCGCCGACGAGGTGATCGGCTACGGCCAGAGCTCGGCCGACGTCGCGCAGGTGCAGCCGTCGATCGAGAACCTGCAGGGTTACGCCGACGGGGTGCAGGCCCGCACGGTGGAGCTGCTGACCGGCCTCGACGATGCCGCGCTGGACCGGGTCGTGGACACCCGGTGGGACCCGCCGGTCACGCTGGCCGTGCGGCTGATCAGCGTGCTGTCCGACGGCCTGCAGCACGTCGGGCAGGCCGCCTATGTGCGTGGGGCGGCCGAGCGGCTCACCCGCAGCTGA
- a CDS encoding glycosyltransferase, with translation MRMLVSFAGGTGHFLPLVPLARAARAEGDAVLVTGQAALLPTVTAAGFTAVDSGGTTLADPAARRDLARVDRAAEAAVILDVFAGSLARSRAARLMAIARHWRPDVIVHDEMDFGAALTAESLGRPRVEMTVLLAGGTVDRRHLTTRIERTRRSMGLTARPGSRRLTLVPAPPGFRDPADPLPPPVLWIRPDVLEPVPNEQDPATRRTLAWLARQPARPRILFTLGTIFHQESGDLFSRAVAGLSQLDASIVVTVGREIDPTELGPMPPHVHVERFVPQASVLPHCDLVVCHAGSGSVMGALAFGRPMLLLPMGADQPANADRCADLGVATVLDPLLATVDDVTTAARELLLDPTFRRRAASWRSAAAGLPTAAQALDRVRRLVDFTPSS, from the coding sequence ATGAGGATGCTGGTCAGCTTCGCCGGCGGCACCGGGCACTTCCTGCCGCTGGTTCCGCTGGCCCGGGCGGCCCGCGCCGAGGGCGACGCGGTCCTGGTCACCGGCCAGGCGGCGCTGCTGCCCACCGTGACGGCGGCCGGGTTCACCGCGGTCGACAGCGGCGGCACCACCCTGGCCGACCCGGCGGCCCGGCGCGACCTCGCGCGCGTGGACCGGGCGGCCGAGGCGGCCGTGATCCTCGACGTCTTCGCCGGCTCTCTGGCCCGGTCCCGCGCCGCGCGACTCATGGCCATCGCCCGGCACTGGCGTCCGGACGTAATCGTGCACGACGAGATGGACTTCGGCGCCGCCCTGACCGCCGAGAGCCTGGGCCGGCCGCGGGTCGAGATGACCGTGTTGCTGGCCGGCGGAACCGTCGATCGGCGGCACTTGACGACTCGGATCGAGCGCACCCGCCGATCCATGGGCCTGACGGCGCGGCCGGGCTCCCGGCGGCTCACCCTGGTGCCGGCGCCGCCCGGATTCCGCGATCCGGCCGATCCGCTGCCGCCGCCCGTGCTCTGGATCCGCCCCGACGTGCTGGAACCGGTCCCGAATGAACAGGATCCGGCGACCCGACGCACGCTGGCCTGGCTCGCCCGCCAACCGGCGCGGCCGCGAATCCTGTTCACGCTGGGCACGATCTTCCATCAGGAATCCGGCGACCTGTTCAGCCGGGCGGTGGCCGGATTGAGCCAATTGGACGCCTCGATCGTGGTGACGGTGGGGCGCGAAATCGACCCGACCGAGCTGGGTCCGATGCCCCCGCACGTGCACGTGGAGCGCTTCGTTCCGCAGGCGTCCGTGCTCCCGCACTGCGATCTGGTGGTCTGCCACGCCGGCTCGGGCAGCGTCATGGGCGCCCTGGCGTTCGGCCGGCCGATGCTGCTGCTGCCGATGGGCGCCGACCAGCCGGCCAACGCGGACCGCTGCGCGGACCTGGGCGTCGCGACGGTGCTCGATCCCCTGCTCGCCACCGTCGACGACGTGACCACGGCGGCGCGAGAGCTGTTGCTCGATCCGACATTCCGCCGGCGCGCCGCGTCGTGGCGATCGGCCGCTGCCGGCCTCCCCACGGCGGCGCAGGCTCTGGACCGGGTTCGTCGCCTGGTCGACTTCACACCGTCCTCTTGA